A genomic window from Solanum stenotomum isolate F172 chromosome 10, ASM1918654v1, whole genome shotgun sequence includes:
- the LOC125842168 gene encoding haloacid dehalogenase-like hydrolase domain-containing protein Sgpp: protein MSALVSLCSVPSYVQNKQFYSTNNLSKIATVVPQMSLSSSISNQHESKCLLPVEAPLKAILFDIDGTLCDSDPIHYYAFREMLQEIGFNGGAPISEEFFIKNISGMHNDELCHVLFPDWDFERAIKFMDDKEDMFRRVASEQLKPLNGLEEVCKWIEDHGLKRAAVTNAPRPNAELIISMLGLSDFFELLIIGSECERAKPFPDPYLKALQELGVSPKHAFVFEDSISGIKAGVAAGMPVVGLGLRNPEKLLSEAGATFVIKDFNDSKLWTALEELETEIHA from the exons atgAGCGCTCTGGTTTCTCTTTGCAGTGTTCCTTCTTATGTACAGAACAAACAATTTTACTCAACAAACAATCTTTCCAAGATTGCTACAGTAGTTCCTCAGATGTCCTTGTCTTCATCAATTTCTAACCAACACGAAAG TAAATGTTTATTGCCAGTTGAAGCTCCATTGAAAGCGATATTATTTGATATTGATGGAACGTTATGTGATTCGGATCCTATACACTACTATGCCTTTCGAGAAATGCTTCAAGAG ATAGGTTTTAATGGTGGAGCACCTATAAGTGAGGAATTCTTCATAAAGAATATTAGCGGTATGCACAATGATGAACTCTGTCATGTACTCTTCCCGGATTGGGATTTCGAAAGAGCTATCAAATTTATGGATGATAAGGAAGACATGTTTAGAAG AGTTGCATCGGAACAGCTAAAACCATTGAATGGGCTTGAGGAGGTATGCAAATGGATTGAGGACCACGGTCTGAAACGAGCAGCTGTCACTAATGCTCCAAGACCAAACGCTGAGCTGATAATCTCAATGCTAGGCCTTTCAGATTTCTTTGAACTACTTATCATCGGAAGTGAATGTGAACGAGCAAAACCTTTTCCGGACCCTTACTTGAAGGCTCTTCAAGAACTAGGAGTATCTCCTAAGCACGCGTTTGTTTTTGAG GATTCTATTTCTGGAATAAAAGCAGGAGTTGCTGCTGGAATGCCGGTTGTAGGTTTAGGTCTGAGGAACCCCGAAAAATTACTATCAGAGGCCGGGGCAACATTTGTTATCAAGGATTTCAACGATTCGAAGTTATGGACAGCTCTAGAAGAGTTGGAAACAGAAATTCATGCATGA